The Festucalex cinctus isolate MCC-2025b chromosome 10, RoL_Fcin_1.0, whole genome shotgun sequence region tatttatacacCTGTCCACAATTGAACTCTTGATGCTGTGGGGAGTGCATACAGGCAAGTGGAAGCCATACACGTCACCATGTGTAGCCCCAGAGTGGATAGTTTTGAGTCTCATATTGTTCCTAGTTTTAGTTGGTATAAGATTAATCAATCTGTCTCTCGTTACACTCCTGATGTTGTAGGGAGTGCATACAGGCAAGTGATGGCCATACACAATCATGTCTCATCACTAACtggatgattatttttattttttttggcaaaagaTATAACGGATTTATCAGTCTGCCTTTATGGGTAGTGCATACACACTACTAAGCCATCGTGTCCAAACTGGATAGCTTGAGACTCGCATTGTTCCTCTGTTTAATAGGGGAACTACAGTGTTTCAATCCATCTGTCCTTGTGTGGAGTGCATACACACAACTGAGGCACCATGTGTAGACCCAAATTGGATAGTTTGTATCATTGCTATTTATTGATggaaaacaacattaaaaaataaaaaaaagtaatctgtCTACTGATGTAGGGAGTGCATACAGACACGTAGAGCTCATACACACTCCTGAGTCCTGGCCACCATATCTAGCCCCAAAATGAATAGTTTTGAGTCTTATACTATTCCTATTTGTTATGGGTATAAGgtttttctgtctgtctgtctggaaACTTCCCTTTAGTTATCTCGATTAAGAGGCACTATTGCTCACATACCCAAGTGAGCTGAGCTCATTTGATCTGGGCtgcaaaccaaaacagcagcaccaagtGAAACGATTCTCTACCTGCTGGTGGTTGGGGAACGTCCTCATGCCCTCCAGCAGGAGCTGAGTGACGGTACTGAGCAGGCGGACCGGCATCCCGGCCGCCAGGTCCTGCTTGGTCAGGTTGAAGACGCACGCGCTCGCCGCCAGCTGGACATTGAGAGTGGCCTGGTGGTTCTTCATGCCGAGGATCACCAGCTGGAAAGACATTTTGCAGTCGTCAGCGGAACTGAGGCGGAATGCAGCGCGTGCGTCCGCACCTTTAAAATGTCGGGCCGAGGCTTCTCCATGACGTGCGTGAGGCTGAAGAGGTGGAAGAGCGCCTCTCTCACAAAACCCTCCCGCTCGCTGTAGCGGCGAAGCGCCTCGCATATCTGCGTTTCGTTGGCTTCCCCCGTCACCTgttcaaacacacacaagcgGTCGTTGCTAGTTATTTCACGGGTGGGCAAATTTTCCTGCTCaatatttgatatatatattttttttttaaaagacagaTAGGTGAGTTGTACATGAtgtaaaaggggaaaaaaaacaagccaagtaaaatgtttgtgattaatattttttatttattaattggtttgttttgatataaaatactaatttattttaaacaaaatttattaaaaaaaattaaaaacgtgtcaatttttgtatttactattttttcaatttaaatggtttatttaaataacaacaaatggccatttttattttagtatttctAATTAATTcactttaataaagtatatgattatttaattcaattataAAATCCCAAATCCTACTTTCAAGTTTCCGTCTCCGGAGAGGAATTCTGAAAACCCGGCATCCGTGGCCAGAAGTCCAACAAAAGTCATTTGTGGTCTCTCTTCCACAAACGCCTTCACGGCCGCGTCTgtcacctgtaaaaaaaaaaaaaaaaaggatctgaTTGTCAGCAAaatccaatttttttattttttttttatggcttgtATGCACTGTGTGCACATTGGCCTAATAAAGATTTTGCGGGAAAATGGAAAGCAGATGGATGAATTTGTAGTTAAATAATTGTTactggacaattttttttttacttttcaagaACAATTAATTTTGGGTTACCTGTTTCCTTCCCGACACATCCAGGGAAACAAGAGCGGGAAGTATACCCGGTTGTCCGAGCAGCTGACGAGCGACGTCGGAGGTGAACTGTTTGTCATCGCTGATATCCAGGTGCTGCAGACAAATAGGCGCACACAACTAATTAATAAATTGTGGGGCCCGCGGCATGGAGCCCACCCGTCCGCTCACCTGCAACACATCCAGCTGGCCGATGACGCCCAGGAGCTGCGCTGTGCTCATCTCCAGCCGCTTCAGTTGGTGCAGCGTGAGCGAGCGCAGCCTCTCTTTCAGGCCCAGCAGCGGATTCAGGTTGGTGACCGACGTGTTGGACAGGTCCAGGCTCTCCAGCCGCGGCAGGGAGCACACGTCGGCCAGACCGGAGTCGTAGAAGTCCACGTTGGCCAGGGAGAGCGAGCGCAGGCCCTGCAGGGCGCTGAAGCCGTGACGGCTCGGCTCCTCCAGCGAGGACATGGTCAGTCCCGTCAGCACCAGTCGCTGGAGGGACTCCTGCATGGTGGGTGGTGCACGGGGTTCAGATGTCTGTCCTTGTGAGGAGTGCATACAGGCAAGTGGAGGCTATACACGCCaccatgtctagccacaaatTGTACCTTTTGGAAAAAGTCTTGTATCATTGCTATTTTTTTGATTAGTTAAAGTACAGGTTTCATCCATTTATACTTGTAGGGAGTGTATACAGGCCACAATATCTCACTGGAGTCTCATACCACGGCTACATTTGATGGGAACGGACCATAACTGTTCATCTTGCTCTCACAATGTTTAAAGGAGTGCATACAAATAAATGGAGCCCATACATATGACTGTGGCATCATATCTAGATGGAGTCTTACATCATGGCTATGTCTGACAAAATATTCATCTGTCGGTCTTGCTCTCAAGATAATGTAGGGAGTGCATACACACAAGTGAAAACCCATATCGAGACCCAAGTTGGATAGTTTAAGTTTCATACTGTTGCAATTTTAGATGGGAGATGACAACACCTATCTGCCGTtgcgctcatgatgttgtaGGGAGCGCATACAGGCAAGTGGAAACCATATATGCACAATATTTACCTGATAGTTTCATATCATTGCTAGTTTTGTTGGACATAAGGTTCATCTGTCTCTTCTGCTTCTGACGTTGTAGGGAGAGCATACAGGAAAGTGCAGGCACCATAGAAatctaagccttttttttttttactttaatacgaatacattaaaattatacgaatacatactgtacatacacttTATTGCTTAAACGGGTTGTAGGGAGTGCACACATTTCCAAGACCCCAATAGAAAACAAAAGAGGTTAAACTGAATAGCAGGCATTTTTTTGACTGCATTCTTTTCTTACCTGACAATATTTATTTGTGGCCAGCCCTTGCAGAATGTCTGGGATTGTGAGATCGGCGTTGACTCGGGCGGCGTCCAGCTCTAACAGCCTATGAGGACAGAGGGCTCGCTGGAACGCCTCGGCGGATATGCGCGCCGTGCGGACGCATGCTCTCCTCAACCGAAGGTACTCGCAGTTCCGGAACACGCCCACCGTGCTGTCGTTCAGTAGACCTGTCAtagatatttttatatatttttttttctacattcccATGTTTGGAGATGATAACCAACCTTCATCTCTGTCATTGCACTCACATGTTGGGTTAAGTGCATACAGATACAGGCAAGTGGAGGTCAAACTATCTacgtatttttttacttttacttaaataaatgaagtgaatcacatttataatgtatgtatatatatatatatatatatatatatacatacatttttttttttttttatgaaagtgAGTGTGAGCTATTTTGCCTCCTCTGCTCTGTCGTATATTTACCCTCGGTTGCCATTTTGGCCAGCAGCTGGTCTGCAAGCTCCTGTGGGAAGAGCACGGCCTCCCGGAAGCACAGGGATCCGTCGGCGCGCTTCACGCACAAACATTCCAGGTTCTGGCTTACGAAGGTGAGGCACAGGTCCGTCAGGCTCGCCGGGGATGCCTCATCCTGCGGAACACACAGCAGCACCCCGTCAAACACCAGAAAACAGTCGAACGTGAAGCCGAAACAGAGATAAAGCGAAACCTACCGCATTAAGAAAGCTGGAGGCCATTGTTATGGAACGATTCTAGCCTATGCGACAAGGAAGTGTTATCCTCACAGGTTGTGTAATGGCTCCAGCTTGGCCGGTCCTCTCACCCCAACGCCGGGCCAACTGCTGAGACGGCTGGAGAAGCTGCCTAGGCTAATTAGCTAGTTCACTTGTTGTCGCCTCCGGTCGCCATCCGAACCACAGCGTCGACGACGATCCACTTTGTTGCAAATCATGTTTGTTGATTGTTTACAGTTTGAATATTATGTCATCAGATGAAGCGTACGTGTATATTACGCGTTAATGTGGGGGGAGTAGTCGAGGCTATTTTTGACGTGACAGACCGTAAACAAAAGGTCACAACTCCGGAAGTAGATTAGAGGCTAGGAGGCGGGTGTACGGAAAGCGGTGAGCTACGTTTAGGAAAtgaaacgtttaaaaaaaaaaacataatatattGGGTATCATATTACGTTATGTTTCTTTTTCATTAAGTATATATCTTCTACGCGCAAAATGATGAATCGTAAATGACGGgccgttgatttttttttattttttatatttataatatgtCTACCTTGTTTTAAGAAATATTGTATTTCTGATATATAACTTACTGAATTAcagcatttattttaaacagaaCAAGATTATAGTTAACATTGTAGTGGAAGTATTAAAATGTAACGCGAAAATCTACGGAAGCTGCTTACTACAGGAAGTACTTAGTGAGGAGGCGGATCTACGGAAGTGCGTAAGGGATTGATTTAAAGCGCATGCTAAGtggtatatttatttacttccttTCTTTTTCGCTAGTTTAAAGTCAGTCATTGTCGTTGTTATACTGTTTTGTGGTTTAATCAATGGTAAATTAACTATCTCCGGAACGGGATATCTCAAAAGTGGCGTTGTTGAAACTCAGGCCATATATAACACAGCAAGGTCATAACGAGTAACTGAGCGTGTAGCAAGAGGTTCATTACATATTTTGACATCAAAACTATATTTTGGACATCCAAATGGCGGGGTTCGTTAACTTTGAAAATGACGAAGAAGTCAAGCAGTATCTGGACCAGTTGGGTATGGAGTACAGCTACAGTTGCTATAAGGCGAACGACCCCGAAGGTAAAAACAAATAGATGtgtatacagtatttatatgtacagtatggTTTTCAGTCAAAGTGTTTGTTTGTCAGGATGCCAGATGTTAGCAGATTATATGGAAGCAGTGAAACGGAACTTCGAGGCTACTGCACAGGTGCTCAAACACAACTGTGACGAACATACCCATCCAGGAAGCTGCTATAAACTGGGGATTTACCATGTCACAGGCAAAGGTACTGTCTGTATGTCTATCGATCGTTCTATCGATCTAATCTATCTCATAGagaaaaattattagaaaagttTATATTCTCAGAAAATAATCCgggaaaataaaaaggctaaacATTACAGGAAAGTAGTAATATTTATTATACTAAAGTGTCACAATGTTAATGAGAACTTACGTGTAATTACACGTGTTAGTATATTATACAATATGTCCTGGTACTTGTATAGCATATTAGTGAAATTGTTCAACCTTATCTtgcaatgatgcattttttttcttgtactgtatattttaacTTTTCCAACGTTGCTGCGGTTCAACATATTCTCAATATCTAAAAGGCGTATTTTTTTGTAGcgaattatgaaatgttctcATGCTTTTACAGCTGAATAAAATCTCAATATTTGTCTACTTTTCTtctgaaaataatatttttatttctgagatTGTGATTTTCCGGTTAAAGTAAGTATAAAGTAAAAATTTTTCGTTATTTTTAAATCCTAACACATTGACCTTATTCTTAATTGTAAAATTTTGTTGTACAATACCATACataaatttttttcaaaagatgttttttctcaatatttgtctgtttttcatctAAAAGTATGAAATGTTCTCCAATATTACTACTTACCCCCAAAACACTCAGAAATTATTgcaatttattaatgtattcttttttttcatgttcctGTAGTATCAAAATGTCTAAAATAGTGACTTTTTCTTGTGAATTGTGAAATGTCCTCGTATGtttacaactaaaaaaaaaaaaaaaaaaaaaaaaaaaaattcattaatatttgtctactttttttcgaagaagaaaataaatcttGTAAATGTGGATTTGTAAAAAGTGCTGTTTTTGGaattagaaaaatacatttagccATGATGTAAATTATGCTTAATTTCTTACTcagatttgtcttttttttttcatgtaatatttCCACAACAGCTTATTCTCATAGATTtaaatggatggacagatggatggataatgtggTAATTTTCCTAagtgtctttttcttttaatttgtcatttttgacatgtcctttttttttttaagaactgtcCATTTTCTTCTCATTAGCGTTTGCCTTAAAACTAATTCTCAAATTGCAAAATTGTCTCCAATGTTACTACTTTAAGAAATAAACTACTTTAAGAAATAAATTAACTTTATTATCATacattgagattaaaaaaaaaaaaaatcccctcactgataatagcaataaaatgaaaacattaatTCTTCACGTTATTCAGAATGCCAAATGTTCCTACCAGGTGGCGTGAGCAAGTGCCTGAAAAGCGCCTACTCGTGCTTCATGCGAGCTTGCAACACCGGCGGGAAGAGGTCCGCCGACGCCTGCCACAGCGTGGGTCTGCTGGCTCACGATGGGCGGGCCCTGGAGGGCGGCGCCTCCGACCCAGACATGGCCCGCCGTTACTATGAGAGGGCATGCGCTGGCGGCTTCGCCCCATCCTGCTTCAACCTCAGCGCCATGTACATTGCGAACAACGCCAAAGGGCTCAAGTCAGACATGACTGTGGCGCTGAAGTACGCCATGCGGGCCTGTGAGCTGGGACACGTGTGGGGCTGCGCCAACGCCAGCCGCATGTACAAGCTGGGAGACGGCACTGAGAAGGATGACAAGAAGGCGGAAGAACTGAAGAATCGGGCCAGAGAACTGCACGGTTTGCAAAAGGAGAAGCAGCTAACATTTGGGGAGTGACAACAAAAGACTCGTATAGGCATGTGCCTCCATCAATATTTGGTGAATTTCTCATAGACTCAATTGTGCTGTGAAAGTCATTGTATAAAAGATGCAGATTTAATTCCATCATGTATGtctaattattgtttattattcagACAAATCTgaaaattacaagaaaaaatatcaaagtgtTGTTTCGAGTTGAGTTATAACACCCATGCAGACACTCATGCCGACTCACTAACATCACATTACATCTAAATATTCCGGGAAAGAGAAaaattcttggaaaaaaaatgtaaaaaataaaatctaaaagtTGTATGTGAAAAAGTTTAAATAATACAAGGAAATAGAATTACATAAACTTGTGCAATATTATGAAGATAAAGTTGGATTATATAAtgcatattacaaaaaaaatgtttctaatagaagaaaaaaagttagtaCAATATTACATGCAAAAGTAGCAAtcaaaaaagttaaaacaagtaaaaacaaaaaaatgcttaaaattgCAGAATATGAAAAGTGTATAACAGCATAAATACGAGATCTACATTTACAAAAGGAAAATCAAGAATGAAGTATTTAAAGACAAAACTCATGCTACGAGAGGGCAAAAAGTGGCTTCATGATgaggaaaaatgtgattttggcAGTAGGATAAATGGTACAGAGAATGGATAGATGGAAAGATATTTGTAAAAGTGTTGGAGTCGACttgggggaaaaagaaaaacaattttgcgcttttttttcatttttttcttgtaatttacgatcaaaatacataaaatataagaaaacattgtacaatatatatattttaacatgAAATTGGTCGTGCAGTGTAGCATTTTTGACCACCAGGGGGCGCCAGAGTAAAAGGCAGACTTTTGCAATCATATCAAGCGACCTTGTTCAATTTGACCGGACAGCAAAATCAGTGACGCAATCATTTGTACGCTTCCCCTTAAATGAGTTTGCTCTCAATAACACCGTACTTgtgatttttgaacattttaactatttcatttcattcgacatgtttttgttttttttttaagctagacgTCACAtccgaagaagaagaattccccCTCCATAGATAataccaaagaagaagaagaggaaccaACACAAGCACCTCCCCGCTGCCGCTCATCCCCTCAGTCCTCATTCAAAACAGAACACAGCTGTTGAGGGCGCATCGCCCGCCCAGTCGCTCTGCTCTTGTCCCTCCTCGGCCATTGCCTACTACCAACCCCTTAAAACTGTCTCATGAAGACGCTGGAATACCACCCGCATAGAATAACAACGACCTTTGGTGCTCCGGTGAGtgctatttttgtattattttgctgTTTCACTTCCCAACATCGAGTTGGCTTCGCTCGCTAACACAGCAATGTTATGTGCtcctttattttttgggggggtatgtTTGTTTTGATGTGCGGCGTCCTCCTTCCATCAAAGCGAAATCAGTGTGCATGAAGCGTGTAATGACGATGATTTGTGGATAagtgatgtgtttttgttttttttgttttagtaaaaTGTGCTTTGATATCTGCGTGGAGCAAAGCAGTTATTTTTAATGTCAACCCACATGAAGACAGTAAACGGAggccacacacaaaaacacaaacacacaacatgTACGACCATGGAAGTGTGGTTGCGATATAGCGTACAATATATCGCGCGCTCCCCCTCATCCTGCTAGCCACATGCTAATCTCGGTCAAAAAGCCCTTTCTTGCGCTCTAATGGCGCCACATTAGTTGCATTGTGGTTCACTGCGTTTGTTTGGGAGCAGGGGGGTCAATTTGTGGACTTTCAAGGCGACCACTTGGTGTCGTTAGCCCGGCGGCGACGGCAGTTTGTTCCGGCGGGTGGTGGTTGTGGAGGTGGAATCCCCCCTGCACGGTTAACCCCCAGGGGAGTGCTTTGGGTGTGGCGGAGGTTCTGTCACTAACAATGCTGCGTGTGCATCCAACCATCCTCATGTCTTGTCCcttaagcattaaaaaaaaaagcatttatctAGATACAACTGACCACTTGTGAAGGTCTTAAAACGCGGTAGCATGCTCGTCATgcggtgttttattttattttattttttttatcattagtaAGGCAGTGTTTCCCCAACATTTATTGAACCAGAGCACATATTGACATATTTTACATGAGTAAAATCTCACGgtacaccaccaaacaaaaatgtaca contains the following coding sequences:
- the zyg11 gene encoding protein zyg-11 homolog codes for the protein MASSFLNADEASPASLTDLCLTFVSQNLECLCVKRADGSLCFREAVLFPQELADQLLAKMATEGLLNDSTVGVFRNCEYLRLRRACVRTARISAEAFQRALCPHRLLELDAARVNADLTIPDILQGLATNKYCQESLQRLVLTGLTMSSLEEPSRHGFSALQGLRSLSLANVDFYDSGLADVCSLPRLESLDLSNTSVTNLNPLLGLKERLRSLTLHQLKRLEMSTAQLLGVIGQLDVLQHLDISDDKQFTSDVARQLLGQPGILPALVSLDVSGRKQVTDAAVKAFVEERPQMTFVGLLATDAGFSEFLSGDGNLKVTGEANETQICEALRRYSEREGFVREALFHLFSLTHVMEKPRPDILKLVILGMKNHQATLNVQLAASACVFNLTKQDLAAGMPVRLLSTVTQLLLEGMRTFPNHQQLQKNCLLSLCSDRILQEVPFNRFEAAKLVMQWLCNHEDQNMQRMAVAIISILAAKLSTEQTAQLGAELFIVKQLLHIVRQKATQGMADATLKFTLSALWNLTDESPTTCRHFIENQGLDLFIKVLESFPNESSIQQKVLGLLNNIAEVGELHCELMVHTFLDHIRTLLHSPEVEVSYFAAGILAHLTSRGKDAWTLGPELRSSLLEQLHDVIMKWPAPDCEMVAYRSFNPFFPLLECFHTPGVQLWAAWAMQHVCSKNAGRYCSMLLEEGGLQQLERVHANPQTHPDVGHLTESILGSLERHRVRMGHSTAVRPLPRP
- the coa7 gene encoding cytochrome c oxidase assembly factor 7; the encoded protein is MAGFVNFENDEEVKQYLDQLGMEYSYSCYKANDPEGCQMLADYMEAVKRNFEATAQVLKHNCDEHTHPGSCYKLGIYHVTGKGGVSKCLKSAYSCFMRACNTGGKRSADACHSVGLLAHDGRALEGGASDPDMARRYYERACAGGFAPSCFNLSAMYIANNAKGLKSDMTVALKYAMRACELGHVWGCANASRMYKLGDGTEKDDKKAEELKNRARELHGLQKEKQLTFGE